CGTTATGGGTGCTCTATGGAGGACGCAGGTAGGCTCTAGGGAGGGGCGCACCTCGCCGCCAGCGACCACACCTGCCAGAGCATCTCCTTAAGTCCTGCTCTTCGTGTTGTAAGATGAACCGCCGGACACCCGGTTTGCAGTCGGGACTGAAAGTGTTAACAGACGAGCCAGTCACAGCTTCACAGCACGCGCCGCACCGCGCCCAGTGCACTACGGAGGTTCCTTAACGCTCAGGGTCTCCGGCCCGGCGTCCGTCTCCAGCAGACGTCACCAGGCGCACGCACAGGTGGGGGCTGCCCTCCGGCCGGAAAAACCACCCGCGCAGTTTGACCTACCACAAAGCACACGGTTAGGTTagttttaagtgaaaaagcaTGCGAAGGCACAGCCCCTCCGCGAACCCCGCAGCTCCGGCCCGGCCTCCCGGCGCTCCCCGCCGGCCGCGGGCGGCTTGGCGTCTGCGCAGTCGGCCTGCCTGCCCGGTGCCGCGTGGGAAAGGCGGGGCTTCTCTGCCGATGCGTCATCGCCCGTGCGACGCAAGACGTCACCGGCTGGCTGGCGAAGGTCGGGCGTGCGGAGGGACGGCGCGCATGCGCGTGGCGTCCGCGGCCGAGCGAAGCGACGCCGGCGCTGCCCTGTGACGTCGACGCTTGGCTGAGCCCCGGCGCGGACATGCTGTGCCGGCTGGGCGCTGGGCGGCTGCGGCTGCCGTGGCTCGCGGCGCCCACCTCGGCGGGCGGCAGTGAGTGTCCGCAGTGGGCGCGGGCGGTGGCGTCAGCGTCCGCAGGCGGCGCAGGCGGCCCTGGCAGCTGGTACGAGGCCCTGGCCGCGTCGGCGCCGGTGCGGGCCGCGGAGGACGTGCTGCTCGGCGTGCACAGCGCCGCGGGCCTGCCGTGGTGGGCCTGCATCGGGCTCACCACCGTGGCCCTCCGCGGCGCCGTCACGCTGCCCCTGGCCGCCCACCAGCACTACATCCTGGCCAAGGTGAGGCGCCCgcggcagggggaggggccttCCGCGGCCttagcccccccccgcccccgtgcacCTGGAGCGCTCGGGGTGAAGCCCGTGACCACCCTCATTTGtttagttatttgtttatttatttgcttgtttatttattattcattcatttatctatttatttatttattatttaatatttttatttattattcatttattttatttttatttttattatttatttatttattatttattattcatttatttatctattttttattatttatgtaccttttattatttatttttattcattcgttcatttattatgtatttatttgttattgatttttatttattatttacttatttatttattttttatttattatttattttttattatttttaatgtattttttatttttattatttttatttatttatgatagtcacacagagagagagagagagagaaaggccgagacccaggcagagggagaagcaggctccacgcacggtgagcctgacgtggtattcgatcccgggtctccaggactgcgccctgggctaaaggcaggcgccaaaccaggGATTCCATGACCACCTTCCTAATCAGAAATCTATCCAGCATTTGATACGCGAATTGAGAGATGTTTGGTGACACACGTGCCTGTCGTTTCCTTTACCCTCCTAGGTCTGTGCTCAAAGCCTGAGCAGTTACTGAGCTTGCTGTTAGGGAATGAGAGAAACGCAGGAATCGGTTAAAGTCGCTGTGTGCATGGAGGAACTTGTAGAATTGCCGTCTTGAAGGTTGTGGCAGCCCGTATGTCTGCAGCATCTTTTGTCCCCAAGTATCCCAGTTCATCTTTCTTACTAGAAAAAAGCCTGCTAAGCTATAGCCGTCGGTGAACTTGATTCCTTTTTCAGGCTGTGTCACCTACGGCTCTGGTTGGCCCCAGCCACTTGGCCTTCAGTGCTGCTTTCTCTTCTGTGGAATCAGGAGAGTAATACTTTCCTGGCCTCCTTCATGATGTTATGAGATCAAGTCAGATAACAGGAGTTAAAGTGCTTTGAAagcaaaatattattcaaatgagAGGCTTCAAAAAATAATGGTTTTCGTGTTTTCAGACTATTTTTAGGGATGGGGGACccagaaacaaaggaaatcaCCAGCACCATCAAGGCAGCCAGGCACTTTACAGAAAGAATTAACACAGCGGaaataaatgcagattttttGTGACTCTGGTTGTCTTAATATAGACTTAATGTTTTTTCAGTTTATGTTACTCAGAAGTCCAGGGATGAAACATTAAAGTATAGGGTTCAGTTCTtgtttaatccttataataattCTGTGAAGTAGGTGCTGTtagacattttatatatgagggaACGGGGTATTAGAGCTTAAATAACTTGCCGAAGATCGCATAGCTAAGCATATAGGCTTATATACAACGAATTTGAATTTCGTTGTAACTGAATATACCGTAAGCAAATGAACACCTTATGCttagacttaaatttttttttcagatgatcaGTAAACCACATTTTTTCAGTAAGAGGAATAGAGAGTAAAATTATGAGTGGTTGTGAATAAAGATCCTTTATGTACTTCTaacaaattttgctttttctttagcTAGGTGGAAAATTTACAgccagaaataaaaaacattgcaAGGCATCTTAACCAGGAAGTTGCGGTTCGTGCAAATCAGTTGAGGTGGTCCAAAAGGGTTGCCAGGTAAGCTAATTCTAGGAATATAGACCATATAGATATATACTGTATAAGTAGTTATATTAATTATAGGTTTGGGTGTTTATAGCTTTAGCAGCAAAGTAGTTCTTTCACTCTTTAATAAGTTTGTGTGGTGTGGTAGTTCTATACAGTGAACTGAAagcaagaaatggagaaacaaagagCAAGTTCCTTCTTGAGGGACTCCAGCCTCCTGAAAAAGACCTGTAAACAAATATGACTGAATTAACTGTTGTAAACAAGGTTATACACAAGGAGCTCAGTCATCGTggagtcagagaaggcttcatgAATGAAGATACTGTGCCACTCTGTTAGGATTTTAATCAGCAAATAATACAGATTATTTACACACTTGACCATTTTGGAAAGAGAGATACAGCAGCCCACAAGAAGGGGGAGGTAGAGAATGCTCTGGTAGAAGAAATTAGATAGCCAAAGTGCTGTCTATCCACTGTAGTTAACCTGTGTAGTTGTCTGCCTGGGCTCTAAGAAAGCCCTTATTGCTTGACCATGAATTTTGCAGTCCCGTGCCTGGGGTTATCCCCTAGGAACTTCTACGTCCTCCTTCAATCAGCCTAAGGTACTTAGATTCTAATCCTTACTAGACTGTGACTAAGTATTCACCAGTTCACAGCAACGAGAAAAATAAGGGctttatattgtgtatatataatgtatacatatggTTATCTGTATGTTTTTACCTGTCTATACACGTATAAATTTGGCAAATAGCTTCAAtatgaaattgtttttctctttatttagtgTTGAAAAGATCtgacatttaaaagaaagtatcTTTACCTGACAAGATAAGTTGACAGATTTAACAGTTATGAAGTTTTAATGATCAGGTGAATCTAAGAATGATGACTCCAGACCAAAAGAACAAATTAGTAAGCTGTTCATCTGATTTATAAATGAAGCCTAGACAAGACTGGTACCTTGCTCATGGAGCATTGGCAGAATGATCGTCCAGACACATCCTTGCACAGATACATGACTTTCAAGGCAAATACATCTGAGAATTTCTTGCATTTTTCAGTGGAACTGAGTCTTGAAGGATATAAGTGAGTTTGTCAGGTGGATAGCCAGGTAACTGGGCTGTCTACACAGATGACTAAATGACTTCCACATGCATGCTGATATAGAAGTCTGATTAACTGGATAGCCTATGCAACTGTAGGCACCAGAATATACAGGTACCTGTAGAAGAGTAGTAAGAAATAAAGTTGGAAAAGTGTGCAGAGTCTAAATTATATTAAGTCTGGAATGTCTATGTACTTAGTGCAATAATACACTATAATTCTATTAACTTCAAGGTTCTTGAGTGTCTACATTGTACAAAACATGCTACAAGACATTTAGAGATGGATAAGACCCAACACTTGATCTTCAAGGAGACTAGAAAGTGGGACTTAAGAACAGGAATAACTAATAGGGTTAACAGAGAAACAGATTAAGAAAATCTTCATAAAAGAGTCAGCTgaagaataaaaactattttgataGGTCAGGAGCATAGATATTACCAAACCACATTGCTGCAAAAGGTATATTCAGGGATCAAGTAATTGAGCTTGGCTAGAATGGAAGGATTTAAGTTAAATATGCTTTCACTTTTAGAATTCTGATACAAACTGTGGTCATACCATGCCAGTAGTAAAATTTCCCTTGTTAAAATCTAATTGGCTAGAAAGCACCAGAGACAAAGCTTGTAGTTTGATAATGGCAGATTTATCAAATTGTTACATAATTTGAGTACATTGCTAGAGAATCTTCAGTAAAAgacttttttgccttttattagGCAACCTCTTAGTATAATTTAGTGAATAACCACAAGATGGATGTGTCTGAGCTGTGGGTATGAAGCACTGTTAATAATCAggtaatattttctcctttccctttttcccttcttccctcaaaCTAGGCTCACTTATCTAAAGAATATGCGGAGGCTTGTTTCAGAGCTGTATGTTCGGGATAACTGCCACCCTTTCAAAGCCACTGTATTGGTCTGGATTCAGTTTCCAATGTGGATCTTCATGTCTGTTGCTCTCCGGAATTTTAGCACAGGGGCAGCACATTCAGAAGGTAGTTATTACAGAAGTCTGTTTCCCCCAAATAAGTTCACTAACATTGTCTTTGTAGTCTAAAGGagtctaaacaaaacaaaacaaaacaaaaacaagcaaaaaaaaaatctctatactTTTCATGATTAGAATATTTTTACCATCTTTCTTACAAgggtatagattttaaaatactaagtgTAAGCAAAATAGCCATGTTGAGTAAACAAATTAATCTAGGAAGGTTAATTAATACAGGTTCAAATTGGGTAGGTCCACTTACAGGTATATttttacagtactataaatgtattttctcttcgttagattttttttttaattttagaagggATGGGTttgcaggagagggagaatctttttgtgtgtgtgtgtgtatttttttattggagtttaatttgccaacatatagtataacacccaatgctcatcctgtcgagtgcccccctcagtgcccgtcacccagtcaccccatcccctcacccacctccccttccactaccccttgtttatttcccagagttaggagtggagagggagaatcttaagcagacttctcactgggcacgaagccccacacagggctccatctcataaccctgagatggtgacctgaccCCAAATCAGGAGTTGAGTGCTTAACCTAcgaaaccacccaggtgccccttatgattttcttagtagcattttctcttctttagcttttttgtaagaatacagtgtatggTATATAAGCATACAAATATTATTGGTAAGGTTTCCAGACAACAGTTGGCTTTCTGTAGTTcttggagagtcaaaagttatacacagatttttttttttttaagattttattttttagtaatctctacaccaaatatGGGActtaaattcacaaccctgagatcaagagttacctgctcaaccaattgagccaacTCAGGCACTTGATACACAGATCTTCAGCTGCTCGGAGGGTTGGCACTCCTAACTCCCAGGCTGTTTAAAGGTCAACTACACTCCTTCATGGATGTCAGAAAATTAGTGTTACAATTCCATAATTCAGTTTCCTGGCCaagaattttttccatttataaaattaaggaACCAGAAAAGCTTTCACAGTTACAAATGTAAACAGTCATTAAGAAACTATAAACTAAAgcatttgttttctacttttacttAAAGGCGTTTCTAACCAGAAAATATCTGAACAGACTTGAAAGAAAGCCTATGGACaaatagttatataaatataaatttgaagaGAACTGCTACACATCTTTATGCTCCTACATCTGTTTGCTACCGAGAGCTTCTTGCTTCTTTCTCAGTACAGGAAGGACTAATTTATGTTGtggaatgaaaatgaatgaaaccaaTGCAAGTCTTTAGTGTGAAGGACACCTTATTTGAATCAGACTACTTATGTCTTATGCATTTTCCTCtgctatgttttatttataaaattgtctTAGCAGGTTTTTCTGTTCAGGAACAGTTAGCAACTGGTGGAATCCTGTGGTTTCCTGACCTCACTGCACTGGATTCTACCTGGATTCTGCCTATTTCTGTTGGTGTCATCAATTTATTAATAGTGGAGGTCAGtggtttttaaatgagatttgtttgccatttaatttttgggttttttgttgctATTCCAACATCAAGTATAAATGTGTTTGATAAATGTGTGTTGCTATTCCAACATCAAGTATAAATGTGTTTGAGTTGGTAGTGATAGCTCTGAACTAGAATTGAGATTCCTTGTTTTTCTGGTCATAGATCAGCTGTTGGCAAACTCCGCCTGTCTTAGGCCAATTCTTCAACCTCTCTAGGGGCTAGAATGTTCATAATTAAAATGGAAGAGCTGAATTAGAACACTTCCAAAGTCTCTTTCAGCTTTACAGTTGTGAATCTAATACACACAGTTTTGTGATTTGTTTTGGTAGAGAGTAATTAAGATGGTTAATCTGGTTTAGTCTCACAGTAGATTcgtattttgtgtgtatgtttaaaatgtaaatttgcaAGCAGGAAACACAGTAtctgattgcctttttttttttttttttaattgtatgatCCTAGAAAAGTTATAACTTCTTATATGATGGAGTGGAAAAACACATACGTATAAAATATGACCTGTCAGCTGTTTCTTACCATTATCTCATTCTGTGTTACTTAACAGTTTAGAGGAAGAAAACCCTTTAATTGTAAAAGGAGCTGTTCTCAGTTGAGTAGAACTTAGATTCTTTGAAATGGAGGAAACCTTAGAAATAATCCTTAGAATCTCATCTCACAGACCCATCACTGGTCTCTGTTTGGAAAATTGAATGCACCCCTTATTTTTTCAGATGAGAAGAGTGAAGATGATACTCTAATGTCTTGGGTTAAGGTTTCTTGAGAAAGACTCCATGTGTACTCTAAGTTTGTTTCCCTGAGATCACCTAGCACAATTGAATATGGTTGGTACCTAGTGAATATTTGTTAGAATGAAGGAAGTGATAAACACAAGGTCACAGTGAATTAATATCAATCCTCTAATCTTTCCTTTTACCAACTAATGTCCCAGTATATGTAAGTTTAATAAAAAGTTACTCTTACATAATATACACCCTGTGACAGGCATTATTATAATCAATTTGcatgaattaactcatttaatttttagaataatcCTGTGGTGTAGGTactaatattatccccatttaaaGGTagagaaagtgaggcacagaaacGTTAAGTAACTTATAAAAGTCACATCACCACTAAGTGCAGGGCTGCTGTGTGAATCTAGGTAGTTTGGTTGTAAAATCTGTGCTCACAATCATTGCACTATTCTGCCTCTTAAATAAGTTATTCGTAAGGTATTACTGCTTTTCACAGCTTTTCCTAGCCAGAATCTTTCCCTTACTCCATATAGCCAGATCACAAATCTTTGAGATATCTTTTATGTTCCTTCTTTAAGCCAGGCACTGGTTTAAATGCCAAAACAAGGATTGTGATTCATAAATAGCACCTATCTTAAAAGCACTTTTTagtcttaagtctttttttttttttaatattatatttatttgttcataaagacccagagagagagagagaggcagagatacaggcagagggaaagcaggctccatgcagggagcctgacgtgggactcgatccctggtctccaggatcacaccccgggccgcaggcagcgccaaaccgctgcgccaccggggctgccctcagtcttaagtctttaagaaaacattgattttttaaaattatgctgtGATTCTCTTTAATATAGCTGAATATCTTTTATTGCTATTAATTAAAGCTCCATTTAATAATTCTGCataattaagtttttttaaaacaccaatGGTCAACTATATACATTTATCagtgttttaattcttttacttCTATTAAAATATAGGAGGCCAGTCAAAACTCAAGTTGTAGTTTAAAGCTTGTCTTATTTAGTATGCTTAATAATCATTGTGTGTTTATTATTCTACCTTCTTAGATTTTTGCCCTGCAAAAAATTGGAATGTCTCGTTTTCAGACATATATTACATACTTTGTTCGTGCAGTATCAGTGTTGATGATTCCAGTTGCTGCGACAGTACCTTCAGTGAGTAAGCACCCCCACTGCGTGTAGCACGTGCTAAATCTAAATCCTCCCTTTGCTTCACTTAGACTGGCTAGGGTTCTGCGTCTTCTGTTGAGCTGCTTTGACTGCTAAGTCCCTCACTGGTTTCCAAGTTTCTGTTTCTCTATCACCAAGTGACACTTGACATTTCTTGCGATTGGTTAAT
The Vulpes vulpes isolate BD-2025 chromosome 2, VulVul3, whole genome shotgun sequence genome window above contains:
- the COX18 gene encoding cytochrome c oxidase assembly protein COX18, mitochondrial isoform X1, producing the protein MLCRLGAGRLRLPWLAAPTSAGGSECPQWARAVASASAGGAGGPGSWYEALAASAPVRAAEDVLLGVHSAAGLPWWACIGLTTVALRGAVTLPLAAHQHYILAKVENLQPEIKNIARHLNQEVAVRANQLRWSKRVARLTYLKNMRRLVSELYVRDNCHPFKATVLVWIQFPMWIFMSVALRNFSTGAAHSEGFSVQEQLATGGILWFPDLTALDSTWILPISVGVINLLIVEIFALQKIGMSRFQTYITYFVRAVSVLMIPVAATVPSSIVLYWLCSSLMGLSQNLLLRSPRFRQLCRIPLTKSDSDSPYKDLFAAFYTKFISRK
- the COX18 gene encoding cytochrome c oxidase assembly protein COX18, mitochondrial isoform X3 translates to MLCRLGAGRLRLPWLAAPTSAGGSECPQWARAVASASAGGAGGPGSWYEALAASAPVRAAEDVLLGVHSAAGLPWWACIGLTTVALRGAVTLPLAAHQHYILAKVENLQPEIKNIARHLNQEVAVRANQLRWSKRVARLTYLKNMRRLVSELYVRDNCHPFKATVLVWIQFPMWIFMSVALRNFSTGAAHSEAGFSVQEQLATGGILWFPDLTALDSTWILPISVGVINLLIVEIFALQKIGMSRFQTYITYFVRAVSVLMIPVAATVPSSIVLYWLCSSLMGLSQNLLLRSPRFRQLCRIPLTKSDSDSPYKDLFAAFYTKFISRK
- the COX18 gene encoding cytochrome c oxidase assembly protein COX18, mitochondrial isoform X2, whose product is MRRLVSELYVRDNCHPFKATVLVWIQFPMWIFMSVALRNFSTGAAHSEGFSVQEQLATGGILWFPDLTALDSTWILPISVGVINLLIVEIFALQKIGMSRFQTYITYFVRAVSVLMIPVAATVPSSIVLYWLCSSLMGLSQNLLLRSPRFRQLCRIPLTKSDSDSPYKDLFAAFYTKFISRK